A stretch of the Ictidomys tridecemlineatus isolate mIctTri1 chromosome 5, mIctTri1.hap1, whole genome shotgun sequence genome encodes the following:
- the Gpx2 gene encoding glutathione peroxidase 2 — MAYIAKSFYDLSAISLDGEKVDFNTFRGRAVLIENVASLUGTTTRDFTQLNDLQCRFPRRLVVLGFPCNQFGHQENCQNEEILNSLKYVRPGGGYQPTFTLLQKCEVNGQNEHPVFAYLKDKLPYPHDDPFSLMTDPKFIIWSPVRRSDVSWNFEKFLIGPEGEPFRRYSRTFPTINIEPDIKRLLKVAI; from the exons ATGGCCTACATCGCCAAGTCTTTCTATGACCTTAGTGCCATCAGCCTGGATGGCGAGAAGGTGGATTTCAACACCTTCCGAGGCAGGGCAGTGCTCATTGAGAACGTGGCCTCTCTCTGAGGCACGACCACCCGGGACTTCACCCAACTCAACGACCTGCAATGCCGCTTTCCCAGGCGCCTGGTGGTTCTTGGTTTCCCTTGCAACCAATTTGGACATCAG gaGAACTGTCAGAATGAGGAGATCCTGAACAGTCTCAAGTACGTCCGCCCAGGGGGTGGATACCAGCCCACCTTTACTCTTCTCCAAAAGTGTGAGGTGAATGGGCAGAACGAGCATCCTGTCTTCGCCTACCTGAAGGACAAGCTGCCCTACCCGCATGATGACCCTTTTTCCCTCATGACCGATCCCAAGTTCATCATTTGGAGTCCAGTGCGTCGCTCAGATGTGTCCTGGAACTTTGAGAAGTTCCTCATAGGGCCGGAGGGGGAGCCCTTCCGACGCTACAGCCGCACCTTCCCCACCATCAACATCGAGCCGGACATCAAGCGCCTCCTCAAAGTTGCCATATAG